One region of Streptomyces leeuwenhoekii genomic DNA includes:
- a CDS encoding DUF503 domain-containing protein: MYVGTLSFDLLLGDVHSLKEKRSVVRPIVAELQRKYAVSVAEVDHLDLYRRAGIGLAAVSADAGHLSDVLDRCERLVAGRPEVELLSVRRRFHGDDD; this comes from the coding sequence ATGTATGTGGGGACGCTGTCCTTCGACCTCCTCCTCGGCGACGTACATTCGCTGAAGGAGAAGCGCTCCGTCGTCCGCCCGATCGTCGCCGAGCTCCAGCGGAAGTACGCGGTGAGCGTCGCCGAGGTCGACCATCTGGACCTCTACCGCAGGGCCGGCATCGGCCTCGCGGCGGTCTCCGCCGACGCGGGGCACCTGAGCGACGTACTGGACCGGTGCGAGCGGCTGGTCGCCGGCCGCCCCGAGGTGGAGCTGCTGTCGGTCAGACGGCGCTTCCACGGCGACGACGACTGA
- the rbfA gene encoding 30S ribosome-binding factor RbfA gives MADNARAKRLADLIREVVAQKLQRGIKDPRLGSHVTITDTRVTGDLREATVFYTVYGDDEERQAAAAGLESAKGILRSEVGRAAGVKFTPTLTFVMDALPDTARTIEDLLDKARQSDEKVREASAGASYAGGADPYKKPADETDDTAE, from the coding sequence GTGGCCGACAACGCGCGGGCTAAGAGGCTGGCGGACCTCATCCGAGAGGTGGTGGCCCAGAAGCTGCAGCGCGGGATCAAGGACCCGCGGCTCGGCTCTCACGTCACCATCACGGACACCCGGGTCACGGGTGACCTCCGGGAGGCGACCGTCTTCTACACCGTCTACGGGGACGACGAGGAGCGCCAGGCCGCAGCCGCCGGTCTGGAGAGCGCCAAGGGCATCCTGCGCTCGGAGGTGGGCCGGGCGGCGGGCGTCAAGTTCACGCCGACCCTCACCTTCGTGATGGACGCCCTGCCGGACACCGCCCGGACCATCGAGGACCTCCTCGACAAGGCGCGGCAGTCCGACGAGAAGGTGCGCGAGGCGTCCGCGGGCGCCTCCTACGCCGGTGGGGCCGACCCGTACAAGAAGCCCGCAGACGAGACGGACGACACCGCCGAATGA